Part of the Mangifera indica cultivar Alphonso chromosome 4, CATAS_Mindica_2.1, whole genome shotgun sequence genome, ATTACATGCTTAATGATAGATGAATAGAATCAACTgcttattaagttttttaaaggtGTTAGTTACCAGTGTTTCTTCTCTCACAATTAAGGCATTATCTTTTGGACTTGATGAGAGTAACTCCTCGTGATGCAAACTGCTCTGGACCTGGTTCCCGGTTTTGTATTTTGAGGCCAGAACTAATTACTGCCTTTTGCCAGGTATgtgatattaatattttaaaaatatgaatgttatatttatatattttgggtCTTTTATCTTATGTTCCATTCTTGTGCTCTTTGGTTTTTGTTGGAGAAGGCTGAAGCTGGAAAATCGAAATCTATGGCTAAATCTGAGGTCAAGGCTGATGGGACCTCTGATTCTATAGAAGTGGCTGATGCTGAAGAGCCAGTGAGAATTTTCTCTTTATGAACTTATCACTTGTTTCATAGAATGCTCTTTGGATAATCAACTCTTTGCATCATTATGTATGCTGTGTATCTGCCATTGGTGTTACTAAGTGCACATTGTTGTAAATTCATGTCACATCACTATATTTCACTTCACCTTTTCCCATCAATGAGCAAGATAGGAAACACATATATCTATTCTAGTGGCAGTGTTCATTCTAATAGTGTGGGTTTTTTACATGGTTTTAAAAGTCATGAAGTCTTGATTGCCAAATCTGTCTTTAGTTATTTGCATGTTGTCTTCTTACTCAATGTCAGTTGACGTCACCAGAATCCAGAATTTGTAAGTCAAGCATGTTTATTTCTTTCAATCAAACTctagatttgaaattttatgacATCTTCGTGGTTATATAATTGGTTTTGTTTTTCCACATATGAAAATACTTATGATAAAGAGATATtcatgtaaattattataattttttgggtTATAGCATCATTGCTTAACTGTTCAGTATTAATTAGAAAGTCACATTTAGTGATCATAAGTGTTATCTATTTTCCTCTAGGTCTAAAATATTGGCGTTCACTAGATGATGAAATTAGTGGAAGAATTATGAGCTGAGCTCAATGTTCATCTGATATTTCATACTGTTTGGATTCAAGCAACAAAGAAAATGTGGAAAATTGTATTGCAAATATTAGGTGCAGTTGTATTGTAGATCTAATGCATATTCGTTCTTTCCCTGGAGTTATAAATGTTCGTTTTTATGGCAAGAAATGCACACAAATGGAAAGTAATCATCTGCATTTTTTTCTTGTCTGTTCAACATATGTGTTAAGTGCATCCAGATAAATTGATTCACGTAGCTTGATCCACAGGATAAAATAAAGGAGGAGAAGAATGAGACTGTCCAAGAATGTGCTTCTACACCTATAGAAAGTTCTGAATCGTGCGAGGAGATACAATTTAACCCCAATGTCTTAACTGAATTTAAGTTGGCTGGGAATCAAGAGGTGtgtttataaacataaaaatgttctttttttattcaatgGGCTGTATACTGAAGTTCTTATATGTTGCTTGGTTCCTTTGTTTTTCCAGGAGATAGCAGCAGATGAAGAAAGTGTAAGGAAAGTTAGTTCTTACCTTGCAAATATTGTACTTCCAAAATTTATACAAGACCTTTGTGCGCTTGAAGCTTCACCAATGGATGGCCAGACATTGACTGAAGCACTCCATGCTCATGGAATCAATATTCGATACATTGGAAGAGTAAGTGTTATATGTTTGAATTGATGCTTTAAAACTCTAAACCATGAATCTATAtattataacttataaaaaagGGATCTAGTTGATGGCACACATGTAAGTTCTTTCCTTTCGCTGTTTGATTTTTCTGCATGTGTTTTAACATTAGTAAATATATCAGGTAGCTGATGGGACCAAGCATGTACCTCATCTATGGGATCTTTGTTCTAATGAAATTGTAGTCAGGTCCACAAAGCATATCATCAAGGtgatttcatttttacttaCTTGAACAACTGTTGATCCTTGGAAGGGCTTTGGCAtctgtttttattaattttgtaatttgtaatGAAATTTAAGTGAAGACAGTTGGGAGTTGAGGTGTGGTGTTGATCTGTATACTAAAATTGTCAAATTCGTGTATAGTTTAGATATAGACATTGATTTTAAGTCAAGTAGCCATTTCTTGTTCATATCATTATTCTCAAACGGCAAAGTTGTTGGAGGTTTTGGTTTTAGAACTTTGAAGTCCCAAGTAAAATAGCAAAGGAAACAGCTTCATTTTCTTgattatttgaacttgaaactATTAGTTTGCTATTTTAGCATGTaggattaattaatattgaaccccttttcaatttaattttgtttgtttgctggGGGTTTATCCTTTTGCTACATATTTCTGGTGATGCAGAATGTTTTAAGAGATGTAGAGGATCATGATCTTGGCCCAGCAATTGCACATTTTTTCAACTGTTTCTTTGGAAGTTGTCAAACTGTTGGGGGCAAAGTTGCTGCCAATGGTATACAGTTCAGAACCCAAAAGAAAGTATGTGACTTATATCCTTCCTACTTTGTAGTTTTTTCCATACACTTTTTTAAGCTTTTATGTGCAGATTTGAGGTTCCCTGCTTCATTCTCTTTATAATGACTCTATAGTAGTACACCAAACTATGTACCAAAGATTTTTCATGGTAAAATAAGTGTTTTGCTGAACCAACATATATATCAGAAAGATGTCAAGaatccttaattttttatttttgaattagttttatatctattttttcaattcatGTTCTAGGTCAACCTTCAGGGTGGACTTGtaatttatttcaagtttttGCAGGACCAGGCAAGCCATCATTCTTCAGGCAAGCCATCTAAGAGTCAAGCTAGGTGGAAATCCAAAGTGTCTTTAAGAGAGCATCATTTGTCTTATATGAATATTAGCTCAGAAACTCTATGGTCTGAACTCAAAGAATTTGCAAAGTTGAAATATCAGGtattaaatttcttatttaaaaagacACTTATAGGAGTATGACACAACCTTTGGAAGTAGAGGAAGCTGATTAATATTCATTTGGTTAAGAATGGGTTCTTTTGTTTCCACCttgcttattttaaatttgaaaattaggaTTGTTTAGGGAGGTGCTCTTTCAAAAATGTCAAGTTTGTGTCAGGGACGCAAGAATGAATGTTTGTTAGATTGCCAAGTTCCTTGTAATCTTGATCTCTGGGAATCTCTACCATGTACACTTTGTGATTTAATTGCTGGTTCTgtgttttgttttatgtttgaaaCTAAACTAATCTCTGTTTGGTGTAGTTTGAGCTGCCTGGGGATGCAAGATTGCGAGTAAAGAAAGTTTCAGTTATTCGAAATCTTTGCCAAAAGGTAGTAATAATTCAGTGTAATATTCTGGATCCGAACTTTGTTTAACAGTCAGGCTTCTCTATTCTTTCAGAATATCATATAATTTCTGTTCACATGCTATTACTTGCCCTTGATGAATGGAATGGTTTTGAGATCCATTGGGTAGGCCTGATATGTATGAGAGTCAGATtactttttaattgtttttaaattgtaGCAAAGAAGCCTCTAGAAATTCAATGATTGTACAAGATGCTTTTCAACCTTGACTAATGTTATTATAGGGGCTTTATGGTGACACTTGGCTAAACATTAAGTTTAACTGTTTGGTCAAAcattctgaaattttaattggTCTGCCTTCCTGCTGACAATTCTTTGGCCAAATATTTTAATCAGttatttaataagttttctttGAGATGATTTCTTGATCAATGCTTGTTGATTGGGCTATTATAATGTTACCTTTGCCACGTGCTGTTTGTTTCTTCATATTTAATGCATGTTGTTGTCTTGCATTTATTAACTCATGAGTATTAGCTATTGTTATAGAACGGGCTTCAAATACTTTTCAATACACCTTGGTAATCTGCATTCTGTGTACTATCTATGTTTCATTTACTTAATTAtgttgttattttgttttgtcttgAATGTGCTTCTGCACTTGAGTTTGAGCTTCTATCTTAAATGTGGTTCTTTAATAGGTGGGCATAAGCATTGCAGCTCgcaaatatgattttaatgcTGCAGCACCTTTTCAAACTTCAGATATTCTCAATCTTCAACCAGTAGTGAAGCATTCAGTTCCCGTATGTTCTGAAGCTAAAAATCTTGTTGAAATGGGGAAAGCTCAATTATCTGAGGTAATTTTACTCTGTTATGTTACTCATGAACCTTGGCAAGGGATCCATAATTGGAGTTATTACTTTGTCAAGTTTAGGAATTGAAGATACTTGATTGCGGAAGTACTTAAAAATAACTGAGGAAACTCCTCAATGTTGTTGGAGCAGTGGAATTAAGCCACCATTTTTTTTTGCTGGCATAAATATGTTTAGATCAGATTCCTGACattattattggttaaattgaTAAACTTTCCTTTGAATTTTGGAATTATATCAATGTTGtggaaataaattatatttttgtatattaagtAACAAATAAGGTCTCAGTCACAGGAATTCTGTACTATTTTAAGATATGCTACTGAATGGTGATGTGTAGAACTCTGATCCAAGTGCTGCTCGATGAACATGATCTTATAGCCTTTTTGGAGATTAATGAGTTAACTTTGCCACTTTCTGTTTCAGGGTCTGCTTAGTGAAGCATACACGCTATTTTCTGAGGCATTTTCAATACTTCAACAGGTATGCTCATCACTTCTTAGTATTTGCTCTTTCAAAGATTATTGTGTACATATTCTCATTTCTTTATTGAATGGATTTCAGGTGACTGGTCCAATGCATCGGGAGGTTGCCAACTGCTGTCGGTAGTTACCTCACTTCCAGTCAtgcagtattttttttttaagttctaaACATGCTGGTTTATATTAGTGGCATCATAAtcatgtttgtttttctttacaATTGTAAGGAGGATTTCAGGTGACTTGAACTTAGTGACCTGAATAACTAATTTTTAGAGTTTGGAGCTTTGGCTCAACTCATAGGCTTGAAACTTCCAACTGAAAGCTAGGTGCCTGTATGCTAGCTTTGTGTTAAAAACAAATGGAACATAAAATCTCATGGTCTTCACATACGATgcgtaattttgaaaatactgtGATGTAAcctgtataattatttaaaaaaaatttcttccagAAACCTGGGAACAAGGTTGCCCCTGTTAGCACACTGCTGAATGACTACTTCAAATTATGGGAATGAATGGAGAACCATTTTTATAGTCATgtctttccatattttttatgttcaaaAGTTTCATTTTAGAAGTGTAGATCAGAAAGTGGCATTATTAATTTCAAGGAAATATGATATGTTTGGATCCTACTGAGTAGAACTAAAACACTAGCTGTAGTATAGATGATTAACCCAGTTTGTGAAGGGAAGCAGgagtttataaaaatttcagatTGATGTTGAGTTCAGGATAAGATTATTTGCATCAATGAGCAAACTGAGctaaactttataaaaatttggggATTTCATATTGGCAAAGTCAGCTATTGTAACTGTTCATGTTAACCTGTTGCTCTCATAATAAATTTACTGTGCTCCTTTATGTATCTGTGGCTATGTTCTGAAACTTTTTCTAAACCTTCAGGTACCTTGCCATGGTTTTGTATCATGCAGGAGATATGGCTGGAGCCATTATGCAACAGCACAAGGAACTAATTATAAATGAACGATGCATGGGTCTTGACCACCCTGATACTGCTCACAGGTACTAGTCATTTTGTTTAGTGAGGTTGAAGCCATATACTATCTtcttgaatattaattttagaaatgaGTTGCTTTTTTCTTTCGAAATTTTAATGCCTATGATTAAGTTTTTATGAACTAGATGAAGTTGTAAGCACATAATGGAGGCAAACATCTGGGAAAATTTTATGGGTATCCttgaaattgtttaaaatgTGAGGCATTTTCATGTCAGTTGTGATAGAATGCTTTTGAATTTCACTTCCAACCATCACCATAACTTTCATCTCGTTTCATCTTTCCTGGGAAATTTGTCAACTCGTCTGGTCTGTGATATGTGCTGCAGCTATGGCAATATGGCCCTTTTCTATCATGGGCTTGATCAAACAGAGCTTGCACTACGGCACATGTCCCGGGCACTGCTCTTGTTGAGTCTTTCATCTGGCCCAGATCATCCTGATGTGGCTGCAACTTTCATAAATGTTGCAATGATGTACCAGGATATTGGGAAAATGGACATGGCTCTTCGATATCTGCAAGAGGCCTTGAAGAAGAATGAAAGGCTTCTTGGTGAGGAGCATATACAGACTGCAGTTTGCTACCATGCTCTTGCCATTGCATTCAACTGCATGGGTGCCTTCAAACTGTCTCACCAGGTTTGTCTTATAGGAACTATTTGCCTGTGTTGCAGTGGACTGCTATCAATGTCGCTTACTGATACGAGATTGTGGTATTTTCAGCATGAAAAGAAAACCTATGATATACTTGTCAAACAACTTGGTGAGGAGGATTCAAGGACAAAAGACTCACAAAACTGGATGAAGACATTTAAGATGAGGGAACATCAGGTAATAGCATCTCATGGCAACAGGAATGTGAAAGATAAATCCCTATGCtccatccatatatatatatatatatatatatatatatatatatttgttttattcgTCAGTTGGAAAACATGCAGTGCTGACTTATAGGCAAGGATATCCATATTTTGTTTGTGGAATTGTTTCTAgaattattatgaataattaGTTATAAtctgcttttgtttttctcttatCTCATTTAATTTCATATGGTATTGAAACCCCTATATCACTTGGAGAATAGTTTTCGATTCTTGCTTTCTAAACAGATCCTAGAGATCAGATAATGCTGCCAAGTTCTGCTCTATTGTCATCTGgctttttaattcataaatttcTTGTCACAGATGAATGTACAAAAACAGAAAGGACAGGCATTAAATGCTGCTTCGACACAAAAAGCTATTGATATCTTAAAGGTATTGTTAACGTAGAAGATCCGCACTCacatttctctttaattttgtttattatcatTAGTTAAATCCTCTTTATCTTAACGTCTGTTATATTCAGTCGTGTCATTTTTGAATTGAGAATTTTGCATTGACAGGCCAATCCTGATCTAATGCATGCTTTCCAAAGTGTTGCTGCTGCTGGGGGGTCTGCAGGTTCAAGTGCATCTGTCAACAGTTCACTTAATGCAGCAGTACTTGGTGAGACCATTCCTCGAGGAAGGGGATTTGATGAAAGGGCGGCCCGTGCAGCAGCAGAAGTAAGAAAAAAAGCTACAGCAAAGGGTCTTTTGATTCGTCCTCATGGTCTTCCAGCCCAAGCTTTACCGCCACTTACTCAGCTCCTCAACATCATAAACTCGGGAATTACCTCTGAGGCCAATGGTAGTGGGGCCACTGATGTCCCAAAGAAGGAAGCCAACGGCGATCCTTCAAATGACCCATCTGCAGCAGCAGATGCCAAAAAGGATaaatcatcatcatcgtcaGAGCAAGGTCAACTGCCTGCCGGGTTGGGCAAGGGGCTAACATCCTTAGATtcgaagaaaaagaaaacaaaagctaAATTAACATCCTGAAGTTTTGAAAGGTAGAGATTCAATTATTTGGCTGAAAGATGTGGAAATCATAACAAAGCGTGGGAGTTATTTTTTTGCCCTGTGCTGTGGATGTAGCATTTTGTTTCTGAAAACAGGTAACGAGAGAGGAGCCAACCCATCTCACAAGGTAGAAGAGATTATTGAAACGTGGTAGTGAATCAATCtgtatcttaatttttttttttcaataatcggGGTCATCCTGATAGATTCATAAACTACCAATGCATCAATCCCTGTTTGGGTCATTTGATTTACATAAAGAGTTTGGGATGACCTTTTTCTATAACCATTTGAAGTATCTTCCATGGAGGATATTTTTGTCCACAAGAACTTCTAACTTTTACAACATAATTCCTTTAGCCccattcaaatttgaattttcatcaacaaTCAGCCATTGTTGTGGAAAAATGTTCGACTGCTTTTAGGGTTTAATATGATCtaagttgagttaaaaaatcattttacttaaaatcCACTTAAACGTAAAATACTTGATCattgaacttaattttaaaataattttatattaaatttaatttggaatTGATCCAAAGTTATTGGATACATTTAAAACgtgtttaaataatttagattgaatctaACTCTGATTGTCACACAGATTGCTCATTAAAGCTTACGGTAATTGGCAAATAAAGCACGTTCAGGGTTTTCagaaatatatgataatattatgcACAGCACCCCACGGGGTGAAAGCTGATAGACtattatttgtgatttttttggaataaataaatataattacatacGTTATACATAAAAAAGAGGTCAAATCCGACTCCTACAAAACTTCCAAAGCAGGCGGGATTACTCAGAAAGCTAATTTGCTTTTCCAACTATTCCTAATTTTTGTCCCACATAACAGGACTAAATTGACAACAAAGAATTTGACTGAGGGGAGAGGTCTTTCATCTGGATGCTCCAGCAGCAGCACACTTATCATATTCTTCTTGCTCTTCTTTGGCAAACTCTTCGATCAATTCACGTTGTCTCTGGTTAAGATTCCTACATGGATATGcttataaaataagaaattcacACTTAAACTATAACATTCTTAGATAAATCTTATATTGACAAAACATGTGAGGGATCATAGGTTCTATATAGTTTAGGGATAATAGTAGAAGAATGCACTCTTAAACTGTCAAGACGTACTCTGGGTTACAAAACCCAAGACCAATACCATTACCGACTGTGTATCCAAAACATGGCCAATCTCTAGTAGAAGAGAAGGTTTCGTCGgaacaattatttatttcagGGCACCTcatctcttaaaaaaaaaagaggaagtgTGGGGAAAAATGGCAAGAagatattgaaatattaatttggaAGAAATGATGGACGCAGGAATTCATTTTGGTCATGGTACTAGGAAATGAAATCCTAGAATGACGCTTTATATCTCTGCAAAGCATAAAGGTAATATTTTAACAGTAGACTAGACCATTAGACCAAGATGTTACACAAACATGTTTATTTTCCACACAAATTTGGGAGATGGATACTCATATTACGTGTAAAATACTAAGAATGTAAACTTACGTTGGAATGTTGACATTGTAGTGCACATACTGATCACCAAATTTATATGAGTTTCTTGTTTTAATCCCTGCAACACAATTATATCATAACATAGTAAGATAACTTGTGCATTGAATTTGCTACAACATCTTGAAGCAGAGCCGGTAGCAAATGTTTGGAAGAACCAGACACTGCATGAGAAACTAtgtaaaggaaaaaaagaaagaaaaggaagcactatATGTAGTATTCAAACCTTTGTTCTTCAGAACCACCTTCTGCCCAGGTTGGGTTCCAGGGCGGACCTGCagatataagatttattttaccACCTCAACAGATGGAAGAAAAAGTATCTACAGAAACCAATCATGTAAAGATAATTTTACATAAGATTTCGGCAAACCTTAAGTACAACATCTCCGGTGAGAGTTGGGACCTGAATGGTTCCTCCCAACATTGCCTGcacaaaaacaaaccaaatgTATTTCGAAAAAATATTGAAGAGATTGTTGGACAAATAACAGTAAAAATAGCACATTGTTTAGGAAATCCACAGGTTTCAGTACTAGTAAGACAAAATTTTATGCAGAACTAGATATCACACACTATTGAGATCTTGATAGATTAGCATCTCATTCTTTTGTAAAGCCAAAAATGTACTAGAAAACATTTTACCTGAGTGACACTCAAAACAGCATCTACATGAATTTTGGCACCTTCTCTACGGAAAACAGGGTCTTCCCTAATCTGAAGgattaaaagaataaacaaaGGTTATCCAATTTAAAGAGTAACAAAATAAACTCACTTTCACTGTATGACATAATTCATAACATAAAAAGCTAAGAGATTAACCTTGATGGTAACAAATAGATCCCCAGGTTGATTTCCATCAGGATCGGTTCCACCACTTCTGAAGACCTTTAAAGTTTCATTGTTGTCAACTCCTGCAGACACATTCAAATAAACTCACATAACcaaaagtaagaaaagaagAGGATACGATCCAGGATGCATTGCACAATCAGATGTCTGGCATAAAATTCACATGGAAAAACTTTGGGTGCATAATAGACAATCATGCATAAGAAGGTGAATACACAGACATATGTttgaaagcaagaaaaaagatggacccataatttaaatgtattgaAACAAAAAGACGAATTTCTAGGCTCTAGTAAAGCAACCATCAATgcttcaagatttaaaaagtaCCAGGCATAATATCTAATTTCACCGTCTTTGATCCTTTCACCACTCTAGCTCCTTTGCATGCTTTGCataagctctgataccaacaaCAATAATAGAGTTTATAAAGATTCAGATAAAGGGCATAATGAAAACAATTACATTAATGtcttacaaaaataaatgaagttCAATATGCTATTTGACTCATTTAAATGaggaaaattagtttttttttttttttcacagcAACTACTTCATCATAGTTAAATTATCACTTctaaaaatatctataaattcttaaaaaggAAGTTTAATTCATAAAGCAGTCTCCAGCACAATATGCAAAGCCACAAGCTTCAATTAAGTACTAATTAGCATTACAGATTGCTGTATACAATGCTAACAAtgttaaatatgtaattaaccAAATCTTTTAAAATGCACTTGGCattaaaaccaataattttctaaatcagTAATATATACTGCACTAATTTCAACATTAATAGCTTAGCCTGTTGGGATTTTTATTTCTCATCCATGCATGTATATGACAATTAATTTCCTTTAATTCCAACACCATTTACCGTGCTCAAACATGGTGTACCTCATATTACAAAAatcttatcaaataatttatgcaATCATACTAAGCAAAAAAAGCCAATTTAATTGACAGTCACATGGAGGCAGATAATATTTGTACATATCCTGGCatgttttaacaaaattacTGACTATGAAACCACAAAGCAGGTGTGACATACTGTTACAACTTGACCCCTTCCGCCACACTGTCGACAAGTTTGATTAATGCTAATAAAGCCATTCTGTATAAACTCCTGcattgtaaaaaatatataacaaacaaCACTGCATTAATACTTAAactaatgtatatatattacaaaaaatacATACAAAATATGCTTAAAGGTGTGAGCACATATGTGTTTGCACGTTCTATGCCTCTGTAACTTCAGTAAAACTTACCATGCCTGAACCCTTACACTTCCTACATTTTTCAGGTTTAACTCCAGGAGGGACACCTTCACCAGCTGCAAAACACCGAAACagtataagaaaaaaaattgggcAATGTTTCTTCTAATATTAATTAGGATCAAACATATAATATGCATACCACAAGCTTCACAAGGCAACTCTGTT contains:
- the LOC123213902 gene encoding clustered mitochondria protein-like isoform X2, with amino-acid sequence MAGKSNKGRNRKGAHGATTKSSGQLVSSDAPANNKSTLELANGVQAVSETTDARPVVMEAEAENSANKPKQGDTNLYPVSVRTQSGEKLELQLNPGDSVMDVRQFLLDAPETCFFTCYDLLLQTKDGSTHHLEDYNEISEVADITTGGCSLEMVAALYDDRSVRAHVHRTKDLLSLSTLHASLSTSLALQYDLSQSKASSSADTVKTDVLELDGLGFMEDVSGSLGKLLSPSTQEIKCVESIVFSSFNPPPSYRRLVGDLIYLDVVTLEGNKYCITGTTKVFYVNSSTGNVLDPRPSKATSEATTLIGLLQKISPKFKKAFREILERKASAHPFENVQSLLPPNSWLGLYPVPDHKHDAARAEDALTLSYGSELIGMQRDWNEELQSCQEFPHTNPQERVLRDRALYKVTSDFVDAAVSGAVGVISRCIPPINPTDPECFHMYVHNNIFFSFAVDADLEQLSRKHPSATNLHVEGIGTSTNSSEKLSNDVVPGDGAIYKGESTGEPNGVVELAQVSSETQLAESEQATYASANNDLKGTKAFQEADVPGLYNLAMAIIDYRGHRVVAQSVLPGILQGDKSDSLLYGSVDNGKKISWNEDFHSKVLEAAKHLHLKEHTVLDGSGNVFKLAAPVECKGIVGSDDRHYLLDLMRVTPRDANCSGPGSRFCILRPELITAFCQAEAGKSKSMAKSEVKADGTSDSIEVADAEEPDKIKEEKNETVQECASTPIESSESCEEIQFNPNVLTEFKLAGNQEEIAADEESVRKVSSYLANIVLPKFIQDLCALEASPMDGQTLTEALHAHGINIRYIGRVADGTKHVPHLWDLCSNEIVVRSTKHIIKNVLRDVEDHDLGPAIAHFFNCFFGSCQTVGGKVAANGIQFRTQKKDQASHHSSGKPSKSQARWKSKVSLREHHLSYMNISSETLWSELKEFAKLKYQFELPGDARLRVKKVSVIRNLCQKVGISIAARKYDFNAAAPFQTSDILNLQPVVKHSVPVCSEAKNLVEMGKAQLSEGLLSEAYTLFSEAFSILQQVTGPMHREVANCCRYLAMVLYHAGDMAGAIMQQHKELIINERCMGLDHPDTAHSGLLSMSLTDTRLWYFQHEKKTYDILVKQLGEEDSRTKDSQNWMKTFKMREHQMNVQKQKGQALNAASTQKAIDILKANPDLMHAFQSVAAAGGSAGSSASVNSSLNAAVLGETIPRGRGFDERAARAAAEVRKKATAKGLLIRPHGLPAQALPPLTQLLNIINSGITSEANGSGATDVPKKEANGDPSNDPSAAADAKKDKSSSSSEQGQLPAGLGKGLTSLDSKKKKTKAKLTS
- the LOC123213902 gene encoding clustered mitochondria protein-like isoform X1, with translation MAGKSNKGRNRKGAHGATTKSSGQLVSSDAPANNKSTLELANGVQAVSETTDARPVVMEAEAENSANKPKQGDTNLYPVSVRTQSGEKLELQLNPGDSVMDVRQFLLDAPETCFFTCYDLLLQTKDGSTHHLEDYNEISEVADITTGGCSLEMVAALYDDRSVRAHVHRTKDLLSLSTLHASLSTSLALQYDLSQSKASSSADTVKTDVLELDGLGFMEDVSGSLGKLLSPSTQEIKCVESIVFSSFNPPPSYRRLVGDLIYLDVVTLEGNKYCITGTTKVFYVNSSTGNVLDPRPSKATSEATTLIGLLQKISPKFKKAFREILERKASAHPFENVQSLLPPNSWLGLYPVPDHKHDAARAEDALTLSYGSELIGMQRDWNEELQSCQEFPHTNPQERVLRDRALYKVTSDFVDAAVSGAVGVISRCIPPINPTDPECFHMYVHNNIFFSFAVDADLEQLSRKHPSATNLHVEGIGTSTNSSEKLSNDVVPGDGAIYKGESTGEPNGVVELAQVSSETQLAESEQATYASANNDLKGTKAFQEADVPGLYNLAMAIIDYRGHRVVAQSVLPGILQGDKSDSLLYGSVDNGKKISWNEDFHSKVLEAAKHLHLKEHTVLDGSGNVFKLAAPVECKGIVGSDDRHYLLDLMRVTPRDANCSGPGSRFCILRPELITAFCQAEAGKSKSMAKSEVKADGTSDSIEVADAEEPDKIKEEKNETVQECASTPIESSESCEEIQFNPNVLTEFKLAGNQEEIAADEESVRKVSSYLANIVLPKFIQDLCALEASPMDGQTLTEALHAHGINIRYIGRVADGTKHVPHLWDLCSNEIVVRSTKHIIKNVLRDVEDHDLGPAIAHFFNCFFGSCQTVGGKVAANGIQFRTQKKDQASHHSSGKPSKSQARWKSKVSLREHHLSYMNISSETLWSELKEFAKLKYQFELPGDARLRVKKVSVIRNLCQKVGISIAARKYDFNAAAPFQTSDILNLQPVVKHSVPVCSEAKNLVEMGKAQLSEGLLSEAYTLFSEAFSILQQVTGPMHREVANCCRYLAMVLYHAGDMAGAIMQQHKELIINERCMGLDHPDTAHSYGNMALFYHGLDQTELALRHMSRALLLLSLSSGPDHPDVAATFINVAMMYQDIGKMDMALRYLQEALKKNERLLGEEHIQTAVCYHALAIAFNCMGAFKLSHQHEKKTYDILVKQLGEEDSRTKDSQNWMKTFKMREHQMNVQKQKGQALNAASTQKAIDILKANPDLMHAFQSVAAAGGSAGSSASVNSSLNAAVLGETIPRGRGFDERAARAAAEVRKKATAKGLLIRPHGLPAQALPPLTQLLNIINSGITSEANGSGATDVPKKEANGDPSNDPSAAADAKKDKSSSSSEQGQLPAGLGKGLTSLDSKKKKTKAKLTS
- the LOC123213904 gene encoding chaperone protein dnaJ GFA2, mitochondrial-like — protein: MVRIRLLHSFSRRLSEDSRNSVLRTVIGGSHRSFNAGARDPVWVTGNCAFKNVNNHRNCFLFGLANSNLGATRSIHGTASMSARDYYDILGVRKNATASEIKKAYYGLAKKLHPDTNKDDPEAEKKFQEVSKAYEVLKDEEKRNIYDQVGHEAFVHQETNGGPGHDGGFGNPFQDIFNMENIFNMKDFFRNRMSGQDVKVAVELSFMEAVQGCSKTITFQTELPCEACAGEGVPPGVKPEKCRKCKGSGMEFIQNGFISINQTCRQCGGRGQVVTSLCKACKGARVVKGSKTVKLDIMPGVDNNETLKVFRSGGTDPDGNQPGDLFVTIKIREDPVFRREGAKIHVDAVLSVTQAMLGGTIQVPTLTGDVVLKVRPGTQPGQKVVLKNKGIKTRNSYKFGDQYVHYNVNIPTNLNQRQRELIEEFAKEEQEEYDKCAAAGASR